A genomic region of Trifolium pratense cultivar HEN17-A07 linkage group LG3, ARS_RC_1.1, whole genome shotgun sequence contains the following coding sequences:
- the LOC123914968 gene encoding protein NETWORKED 4B-like, whose translation MEGCESPLSSSWDSEPETDISSMINCDGMPDQGSLQSINLEENYLDMEEQNQFVGVENSDDGLLWEMDNRSYEELLKKFLEKEEELRVSNFKLTLSEQEIIKLNVQVENSDAQLDNVSKQLKLKEEELLKQKELSEEEIFELKIQIEKSENRLNNVNKELKRKEEELKIQKELLVGEVFKLQKQIAELDTHIIPEFSCRITNLVERHEVAHEKLKILNFENENLKKELEKKSTETHELQGQLKVAQENMAKSELELVSNRKQIQMLGDSVIMYESKAANYEQEVQKLNSELLDLQAKFSLEKDELHLDIASSLDFLSKLKIELTSQLVDCQSRNKELEMVLEEEINCLREELGQKMHLVEAANKETEMVVIERDEANAKIDKLEADVCSRDDELSNIKKCMEKLQASLKRHLVNFETLKELMVNKKINMNERKMWKLRVEDLEKEVSRQNGVISDKDEEKREAIRQLCYSLEHCRSGYHELLMLKEEELNKQKELFEEEIFELKIQIEKSEKRLDTPLKIDE comes from the coding sequence ATGGAGGGTTGTGAATCACCTTTATCATCATCCTGGGATTCAGAACCTGAAACTGATATCTCGTCTATGATCAATTGTGATGGCATGCCTGATCAAGGATCCCTTCAAAGTATTAACCTTGAAGAAAATTATCTTGATATGGAAGAACAAAACCAGTTTGTTGGGGTCGAAAATTCGGATGATGGTTTATTGTGGGAGATGGACAATAGAAGTTATGAAGAGTTGCTCAAAAAGTTCTTGGAAAAGGAGGAAGAGCTCAGAGTTTCCAATTTTAAGCTTACACTTTCCGAACAAGAGATTATCAAGTTGAATGTTCAAGTTGAGAATAGTGACGCTCAGCTTGATAATGTGAGCAAACAATTAAAGCTGAAAGAGGAGGAGTTGCTTAAACAAAAAGAGCTTTCGGAAGAAGAGATTTTCGAGTTGAAGATTCAAATTGAGAAAAGTGAGAATCGGCTTAATAATGTGAATAAAGAATTGAAGCGGAAAGAGGAGGaactaaaaatacaaaaagagCTTTTGGTAGGAGAGGTTTTCAAGTTGCAAAAACAAATTGCTGAATTGGATACTCATATTATTCCAGAATTTTCCTGCAGGATTACAAATTTGGTGGAACGGCATGAGGTAGCTCACGAAAAGCTCAAGATACTAaactttgaaaatgaaaatttaaaaaaggaaCTTGAGAAAAAGTCAACTGAGACTCATGAATTGCAAGGTCAACTTAAAGTTGCACAAGAAAATATGGCTAAATCAGAATTGGAGTTAGTTTCAAATAGAAAGCAAATTCAAATGCTAGGAGATTCGGTTATAATGTATGAGTCTAAAGCAGCTAACTATGAGCAAGAGGTTCAAAAATTGAACTCTGaattacttgatttgcaagcTAAGTTCTCTTTGGAGAAAGATGAGCTGCATTTGGATATCGCAAGTTCTCTtgattttttgtcaaaattgaaaatagaattGACCTCTCAACTGGTGGATTGTCAGTCTAGAAACAAGGAATTAGAAATGGTTTTGGAAGAAGAAATCAATTGTTTGAGGGAAGAACTTGGTCAGAAAATGCATCTTGTTGAAGCCGCAAATAAGGAAACAGAGATGGTAGTGATTGAAAGGGATGAAGCGAATGCTAAGATTGATAAGCTTGAGGCTGACGTATGCTCCCGCGATGATGAATTATCAAATATAAAGAAATGTATGGAAAAGCTCCAAGCATCACTGAAGAGGCATCTGGTCAACTTTGAAACACTGAAGGAGCTGAtggtcaacaaaaaaattaatatgaatgaaagaaaaatgtGGAAACTGAGAGTGGAAGATCTTGAAAAAGAGGTGTCTAGACAGAATGGTGTGATCTCAGATAAAGATGAAGAGAAGAGGGAGGCAATTAGACAGTTATGCTATTCACTTGAGCACTGCAGGAGTGGATATCATGAATTATTGATGCTGAAAGAGGAGGAACTGAATAAACAAAAAGAGCTTTTTGAAGAAGAGATTTTCGAGTTGAAGATTCAAATTGAGAAAAGTGAGAAACGGCTTGACACACCCTTAAAGATAGACGAATAG
- the LOC123914969 gene encoding protein FAR1-RELATED SEQUENCE 6-like: MVALLVEKRITSCDEEETSHINEICDDKLEESGHINETCDDKLEESGNTNEDEEPKVGMIFSSQEEVTKYYKNYARCMGFGVSKISSKNGDDGKRYFTLGCSRSRSYVSNSKNLLKPNPITKSQCKARVNVCVSLDGTVTISRVSLEHNHELSPSKSRYFRCNKNLDPHIKRRLELNDRAGINVSRNFRSMVVQANGYDNLTFGEKDCRNYIDKLRRLRLGIGDAEAIRNYFVGMQRKNSHFFYVMDVDDSSHLRNVFWADARCRAAYEYFGEVITFDTTYLTNKYDMPFAPFVGVNHHGQSILLGCALLSNEDTETFTWLFTTWLACMNGRAPNAIITDQDRAMKNAIEAVFPKARHRWCLWHIMKKVPEKLGRHSDYESIKILLHDAVYDSSSISDFMEKWEKMIESYELHDNDWLKGLFDERHRWAPVYVRDTFWAGMSTTQRSESMNSFFDGYVNSKTTLKQFVEQYDNALKDKIEKENLADFHSFNRIIACISFYGFESQFQKAFTNAKFKEFQAEVGAMMYCRASFERIEGLSSTFCVTESKKVFDKVKNIMFMVSFNEKDFEIHCTCCLFEFKGILCRHIICVLNLTGKTESVPSSYILPRWRKDIKRRHTLIKCSFDQLAGNEELQRVSKACDAFYEVASLGIQTEDDLLKVMNWIKDLKIELTCKQSPPEVIERDSLVQKQRNKILDPKEARSKGRPPFKRKASKVDQVVKKKLVGKKTQKRNKKSNNYQSQEEGPSISKAQDYEDFSTSQSIDLNVIGTQESIQVNKILAPFNPNQKYIDDANQAPNYSQSINSNISYSELLQAQHHINDRPLS, translated from the exons atggTTGCATTATTAGTGGAGAAAAGGATTACATCTTGTGACGAAGAAGAGACTAGTCATATAAATGAAATTTGTGATGATAAATTGGAAGAGAGTGGTCACATAAATGAAACTTGTGATGATAAATTAGAAGAGAGTGGTAacacaaatgaagatgaagagcCTAAGGTTGGAATGATATTTAGTTCTCAAGAAGAAGTTACCAAATATTACAAGAATTATGCTAGGTGTATGGGTTTTGGAGTTAGTAAAATCAGTTCAAAAAATGGAGATGATGGAAAAAGATACTTTACTCTAGGATGTAGTCGTTCAAGAAGCTACGTGAGTAATTCAAAAAACCTTTTAAAGCCAAATCCTATCACAAAATCACAATGTAAGGCTAGAGTAAATGTGTGTGTGTCTTTAGATGGAACAGTTACAATTTCAAGAGTTTCTCTTGAGCATAATCATGAATTAAGCCCAAGCAAATCAAGATATTTTAGATGCAACAAGAATCTAGATCCTCATATAAAAAGAAGGTTGGAGCTTAATGATCGAGCTGGGATAAATGTAAGCAGAAATTTTCGGTCTATGGTTGTTCAAGCGAATGGGTATGATAATCTTACCTTTGGGGAAAAAGATTGTAGAAACTACATAGACAAATTAAGGAGACTTCGACTTGGGATAGGAGATGCTGAAGCTATTCGAAACTATTTTGTTGGAatgcaaagaaaaaatagtcattttttttatgtaatggATGTTGATGACTCAAGTCATTTAAGAAATGTATTTTGGGCAGATGCCAGATGTAGAGCTGCTTATGAGTATTTTGGTGAAGTAATAACATTTGACACCACTTATTTAACTAATAAATATGACATGCCTTTTGCTCCTTTTGTTGGAGTAAATCATCACGGTCAATCAATTTTGTTAGGTTGTGCCCTATTGTCGAATGAAGATACTGAAACTTTTACTTGGTTGTTCACTACATGGTTAGCATGTATGAATGGGCGTGCACCAAATGCCATAATTACTGATCAGGATAGAGCAATGAAGAATGCAATTGAGGCTGTCTTTCCAAAAGCTCGGCATCGGTGGTGCTTGTGGCATATAATGAAAAAGGTTCCAGAAAAATTGGGTAGACACTCTGATTATGAGTCTATCAAAATACTTTTGCATGATGCTGTATATGATTCATCGAGCATAAGTGATTTCATGGAGAAGTGGGAAAAAATGATTGAAAGTTATGAATTGCATGATAATGATTGGTTGAAAGGGTTGTTTGATGAGCGACATCGTTGGGCTCCCGTGTATGTGAGAGACACATTTTGGGCTGGAATGTCAACTACACAACGAAGTGAAAGTATGAACTCATTTTTTGACGGGTATGTGAACTCAAAGACAACATTGAAGCAATTTGTTGAACAATATGATAATgcattaaaagataaaattgaaaaggaaaacTTGGCTGATTTCCATTCGTTCAATAGAATTATTGCTTGTATAAGTTTTTATGGATTTGAGTCACAATTCCAAAAGGCATTTACCAATGCAAAATTCAAAGAGTTTCAAGCAGAAGTTGGTGCTATGATGTACTGTCGTGCTTCCTTTGAAAGAATAGAGGGTTTAAGTTCAACATTTTGTGTTACAGAAAGTAAAAAAGTATTTGATAAAGTTAAAAACATAATGTTCATGGTATCATTCAATGAGAAGGACTTTGAAATACATTGTACATGTTGTTTATTTGAGTTTAAAGGTATTTTATGCAGACATATCATTTGTGTTCTTAATCTCACGGGTAAAACTGAGTCAGTGCCATCTTCTTATATATTGCCAAGGTGGAGGAAGGATATTAAGAGGAGGCATACACTTATAAAATGTAGTTTTGATCAGTTAGCCGGAAATGAAGAGTTGCAGCGTGTTAGTAAAGCTTGTGATGCCTTTTACGAAGTTGCTTCTTTGGGGATACAAACTGAAGATGATCTATTGAAAGTGATGAATTGGATCAAAGACTTGAAAATTGAGTTGACATGTAAACAAAGTCCTCCAGAGGTTATTGAAAGAGATAGTTTGGTTCAAAAGCAGAGGAATAAAATTCTTGACCCTAAAGAGGCTCGAAGTAAAGGGCGTCCTCCTTTCAAAAGGAAGGCTTCTAAGGTTGATCAGGTTGTAAAAAAGAAGCTTGTTGgaaagaaaactcaaaaaagaaacaaaaaaagcaACAATTATCAAAGTCAAGAAGAG GGACCTAGTATATCTAAAGCTCAAGATTATGAAGATTTTTCTACATCTCAGAGCATTGATCTTAATGTGATTGGCACACAAGAGAGCattcaagtaaataaaattttagcTCCTTTCAATCCAaatcaaaaatatattgatgATGCTAATCAG GCTCCAAACTATTCTCAAAGCATAAACAGTAATATTTCGTATTCAGAACTTTTACag GCACAACATCATATAAATGATCGCCCATTATCATGA